One part of the Salinivirga cyanobacteriivorans genome encodes these proteins:
- a CDS encoding IS1096 element passenger TnpR family protein translates to MKKILRFSILSNEKKGFLRELEMYNTHTLLDLHRAIQTACDYDQSHLASFFMVNNNWEKKKEFTLIHMDAHTGIYSTEYMDNVQLKTVFTKPGDKMLYIFDHFSERGFMVMLRELYTANTDDLIPRLLHSEGSPPRQIKMGEAYIDNLLDSFSEN, encoded by the coding sequence ATGAAAAAGATATTGAGATTTTCCATATTATCTAACGAAAAAAAAGGCTTTTTAAGAGAGCTGGAAATGTATAATACACATACGTTGCTTGATTTGCACAGGGCCATTCAAACAGCTTGTGATTATGATCAGTCACATCTGGCTTCATTTTTCATGGTGAACAACAACTGGGAGAAAAAGAAAGAATTCACCTTAATACACATGGATGCGCATACCGGAATATATTCCACAGAATACATGGACAATGTTCAACTAAAGACGGTATTCACAAAACCCGGAGACAAAATGCTTTATATTTTCGATCATTTTTCCGAAAGAGGTTTTATGGTGATGTTGCGAGAGTTATATACAGCCAACACAGACGACCTCATTCCCAGGCTATTGCATTCAGAAGGTTCACCACCCCGTCAAATAAAAATGGGAGAAGCCTATATCGACAACCTTCTGGATTCATTTTCAGAAAATTAA